The Bradyrhizobium ottawaense genome window below encodes:
- a CDS encoding Lrp/AsnC family transcriptional regulator encodes MPELDAIDRKILALLQADSRLTMQELADKVGLSVSPCHRRVKLLEERGVISRYVATVDQKALGLHVSVFISIKLARQKEEDLNRFARAISKWDEVLECYLMTGNRDYLLRVVAADLASYETFLKTKLTRLDGIASIESSFALSQVKYSIALPV; translated from the coding sequence ATGCCAGAGCTAGACGCCATCGACCGAAAGATCCTCGCATTGCTTCAGGCCGACAGCCGGCTGACCATGCAGGAACTCGCCGACAAGGTCGGCCTCTCGGTCTCGCCCTGCCATCGCCGGGTCAAGCTGCTGGAGGAGCGCGGCGTCATCAGCCGCTACGTTGCGACCGTGGACCAGAAGGCGCTCGGCCTGCATGTCAGCGTCTTCATCTCGATCAAGCTGGCGCGGCAGAAGGAGGAGGATCTCAACCGCTTTGCCCGCGCGATCTCGAAATGGGACGAGGTGCTGGAATGCTATCTGATGACCGGCAACCGCGACTATCTCCTGCGCGTGGTGGCGGCCGACCTCGCCTCCTACGAGACCTTCCTCAAAACCAAGCTGACCCGGCTCGACGGCATCGCCTCGATCGAGTCGAGCTTTGCGCTGAGCCAGGTGAAGTATTCGATCGCTCTGCCGGTGTGA
- the ppk2 gene encoding polyphosphate kinase 2, which yields MTASDRTPEMAKRERIIREMTDDLDEELEMELDDARLDELLEETDTLGPAVDRKLYFRELLRLQGELVKLQDWVQSEKKKVVVLFEGRDSAGKGGVIKRITQRLNPRICRVAALPAPSERERTQWYFQRYVSHLPAGGEIVLFDRSWYNRAGVERVMGFCTDEQYQEFFQTVPEFERMLIRSGIILVKYWFSITDDEQQFRFTMRIKDPLKQWKLSPMDVEARSRWELYTKAKETMLEHTHLPDSPWWIVDAVDKKRARLNCIAHLLSQMPYQEVARVPVVLPARVRNPDYHRGPVPPEMYVPAKY from the coding sequence ATGACCGCATCCGACCGCACCCCTGAAATGGCCAAACGCGAGCGCATTATTCGGGAAATGACCGACGATCTCGACGAAGAGCTGGAGATGGAGCTCGACGATGCGCGTCTCGACGAGCTCCTGGAGGAGACCGATACGCTGGGCCCGGCGGTCGACCGCAAGCTCTATTTCCGGGAGTTGCTGCGGCTCCAGGGCGAACTGGTCAAGCTCCAGGACTGGGTCCAGAGCGAGAAGAAGAAGGTCGTGGTGCTGTTCGAGGGCCGCGACTCCGCCGGCAAGGGCGGCGTGATCAAGCGCATCACCCAGCGCCTCAATCCGCGCATCTGCCGCGTCGCCGCGCTGCCAGCACCGAGCGAGCGCGAGCGCACGCAATGGTATTTTCAGCGCTACGTGTCCCATCTGCCGGCCGGCGGCGAGATCGTGCTGTTCGATCGCAGCTGGTACAACCGCGCCGGCGTCGAGCGCGTGATGGGCTTTTGCACCGACGAGCAATACCAGGAGTTCTTCCAGACGGTGCCGGAGTTCGAGCGGATGCTGATCCGCTCCGGCATCATTTTGGTCAAATACTGGTTCTCGATCACCGACGACGAGCAGCAGTTCCGCTTCACCATGCGCATCAAGGACCCCTTGAAGCAGTGGAAGCTGAGCCCGATGGACGTCGAGGCCCGCAGCCGCTGGGAGCTCTACACCAAGGCCAAGGAGACCATGCTGGAGCATACGCACCTTCCGGATTCACCGTGGTGGATCGTCGATGCCGTCGACAAGAAGCGCGCGCGGCTGAACTGCATCGCGCATCTGCTGAGCCAGATGCCATACCAGGAGGTCGCGCGGGTCCCGGTGGTGCTGCCGGCGCGCGTGCGGAACCCAGATTACCACCGCGGGCCGGTCCCGCCGGAGATGTACGTGCCGGCAAAATATTGA
- a CDS encoding zinc-binding dehydrogenase: MRAAIFRNGEIVVDRMADPKPGPGQVLVKTLACGICGSDLHARQHAPRMVEMARKTGRTPMDLSRDVVFGHEFCCEIVDYGPGTERKFKPGTHVCSLPALVTPEGIKGIGYSNDLVGGYAEQMVLSEPLLLEVPNGLAPEHAALTEPLAVGVHAVAKANIRGGEVPLVIGCGPVGLAVIAALKIKGLHPIVAADYSPARRALAAKLGADIVVDPRVSQPYATWAEHAQMSDAEKAARPPFQLMLPALKPAIIFECVGVPGLLQQVFEGAPRDARIVVVGVCMETDKSEPMLGIMKELNVQYVLGYTPDEFAGSLRLIAEGQVDAAAMVTAEVGIDGVAKAFADLANPEAHTKIIVQPWR; encoded by the coding sequence ATGCGCGCTGCGATTTTCAGGAACGGCGAGATTGTCGTCGACAGGATGGCCGATCCGAAGCCGGGCCCCGGCCAGGTGCTGGTCAAGACGCTCGCCTGCGGCATCTGCGGCTCCGATCTGCATGCGCGCCAGCATGCGCCGCGGATGGTGGAGATGGCCAGGAAGACCGGTCGCACGCCGATGGATCTGTCGCGTGACGTCGTGTTCGGTCACGAATTCTGCTGCGAGATCGTCGATTACGGCCCCGGCACGGAACGCAAGTTCAAACCGGGGACACATGTCTGCTCGCTGCCTGCGCTGGTGACGCCGGAAGGCATCAAGGGGATCGGCTATTCCAACGACCTCGTCGGCGGCTATGCGGAGCAGATGGTCTTGAGCGAGCCGCTCCTGCTCGAGGTGCCCAACGGTCTTGCGCCGGAGCATGCGGCCTTGACCGAGCCGCTCGCAGTCGGCGTTCACGCCGTGGCGAAAGCCAACATCCGGGGCGGCGAGGTGCCGCTCGTCATCGGTTGCGGCCCTGTCGGGCTCGCGGTGATCGCGGCGCTGAAGATCAAGGGGCTGCACCCCATCGTCGCCGCCGACTATTCGCCGGCGCGCCGCGCGCTAGCGGCAAAGCTCGGCGCCGATATCGTCGTCGATCCCAGGGTGTCGCAGCCCTATGCGACCTGGGCCGAGCACGCGCAGATGTCGGATGCCGAGAAGGCGGCGCGGCCGCCGTTCCAGCTCATGCTGCCGGCGCTGAAGCCTGCGATCATCTTCGAATGCGTCGGCGTGCCCGGGCTGCTGCAGCAGGTGTTCGAAGGCGCGCCGCGCGATGCTCGGATCGTGGTGGTCGGCGTCTGCATGGAGACCGACAAGAGCGAACCCATGCTCGGCATCATGAAGGAGCTCAACGTCCAATACGTGCTCGGTTATACGCCGGACGAATTCGCAGGCTCGCTGCGGCTGATCGCGGAAGGGCAGGTGGATGCGGCGGCGATGGTCACGGCCGAGGTCGGCATCGACGGCGTCGCCAAGGCCTTCGCCGATCTCGCCAATCCTGAAGCCCACACCAAGATCATCGTGCAGCCGTGGCGATGA
- a CDS encoding DMT family transporter, with protein MPVPEKKQTARRAPARVDHPFKGIALVLLSTIFLGCSDVTAKYLSTSLPSIEITWIRFVTFALMFTPVMLPGSPLHAMRTERLGLQLMRGAALLGSSLFFITGLRFLPIAEASATGFVSPLFVTALSIVFLSETVGMRRWIATAIGLTGVLIILRPGSSAFHAAAFFPIVSAFCWAAALILTRMMSGREAVLTTMAYSALTGVAILSVMVPFVWVTPSWTAIGLGIVIGVASTVGQWIIVLAYRYGDASVLAPFSYTQLLWVSILGFFIFGEVPDLWTVVGAAFIVASGLYIAHRERIRRAQLLVLEERSPNP; from the coding sequence ATGCCCGTGCCGGAGAAGAAGCAGACGGCTCGCCGCGCGCCCGCGCGTGTCGACCATCCCTTCAAGGGCATTGCGCTGGTGCTGCTGTCGACGATCTTCCTCGGCTGCTCCGACGTCACCGCGAAATATCTGTCGACCAGCCTGCCGTCGATCGAGATCACCTGGATCCGCTTCGTCACGTTCGCGCTGATGTTCACGCCGGTGATGCTGCCGGGCTCTCCGCTCCATGCGATGCGCACCGAGCGGCTCGGCCTGCAACTGATGCGCGGTGCCGCGCTGCTCGGCTCCTCGCTGTTCTTCATCACCGGCCTGCGCTTCCTTCCCATCGCGGAAGCCTCCGCGACGGGCTTCGTCTCGCCGCTGTTCGTCACTGCGCTCTCGATCGTCTTCCTCAGCGAGACGGTGGGCATGCGACGCTGGATCGCGACCGCGATCGGCCTGACGGGCGTGCTGATCATCCTGCGGCCGGGCTCGAGCGCGTTTCACGCCGCCGCGTTCTTCCCGATCGTCTCTGCGTTCTGCTGGGCCGCCGCGCTGATCCTGACGCGGATGATGAGCGGGCGTGAAGCCGTGCTCACCACGATGGCGTATTCTGCGCTCACGGGCGTTGCGATCCTTTCCGTGATGGTGCCGTTCGTCTGGGTCACGCCGAGCTGGACCGCGATCGGGCTCGGCATCGTGATCGGCGTCGCCTCCACCGTCGGCCAGTGGATCATCGTGCTGGCCTATCGCTATGGCGATGCCTCGGTGCTGGCGCCGTTCTCCTACACCCAGTTGCTGTGGGTCAGCATTCTCGGCTTCTTCATCTTCGGCGAGGTCCCCGATCTCTGGACGGTCGTCGGCGCGGCCTTCATCGTCGCCAGCGGCCTCTACATCGCTCATCGCGAGCGTATCCGCCGCGCCCAGTTGCTGGTGCTGGAAGAGCGTTCCCCGAACCCCTGA